A single genomic interval of Ischnura elegans chromosome 3, ioIscEleg1.1, whole genome shotgun sequence harbors:
- the LOC124154998 gene encoding phenoloxidase 2-like: protein MGTVRIFLAPKCDEKGKEMLFIDQKRLFIVLDKFAVIFSGENRIDVIKRESSASSIVAKSPSSFAKMEKLSGDDRKLPRDENFCGCGWPQNLLIPKGKPEGYPCQIFVMISNPTGVRSDDFSECFRRCPEESSYYGARYEKYPDDMAMGFPFDRLAGNGTDKLKEFVEPHANMFVTDVNIVFKGEEKPFSAKEGDTPKDGDEECTQQWKRDSRAASRGYTLGAASVSSRFSPSPRKGEDMEGERKEAPPR from the exons ATGGGAACAGTGAGGATTTTCCTGGCACCGAAATGCGATGAAAAGGGAAAGGAGATGCTATTCATTGACCAGAAGCGCCTGTTCATCGTGCTCGACAAGTTTGCAGTCATAT TTTCCGGTGAAAATAGAATCGATGTCATCAAGCGCGAGTCCTCGGCTTCCAGCATCGTCGCCAAATCCCCATCGAGCTTCGCGAAGATGGAGAAACTGTCCGGTGATGACAGAAAACTGCCTCgtgatgaaaatttttgtggaTGTGGATGGCCGCAAAACTTGCTGATACCCAAGGGAAAGCCCGAGGGATACCCGTGTCAGATCTTCGTCATGATATCGAACCCCACAGGTGTTCGG TCCGACGACTTTTCGGAATGCTTCAGAAGATGTCCCGAAGAAAGTTCCTATTACGGCGCACGCTACGAAAAGTACCCTGACGATATGGCAATGGGATTCCCATTCGACCGCCTGGCTGGAAATGGCACTGACAAGCTCAAAGAATTCGTTGAACCCCATGCTAACATGTTCGTGACGGATGTTAACATTGTGTTCAAAGGTGAAGAAAAACCTTTTTCTGCAAAAGAAGGCGATACGCCGAAAGATGGCGACGAAGAATGCACGcaacagtggaaacgagactccagggcggccTCGCGGGGTTACACTCTCGGGGCAGCGTCTGTAAGCTCTCGCTTTTCACCCTCGCCACGGAAGGGGGAGGacatggaaggagaaaggaaggaggcgccgccgcgatag